The stretch of DNA TACTAGTTGGGCTGATATCAATCGATTAAATGAAATAGTTTTTGTTCACAGAATTCAGGCTTTTTCATGCACTGTATTTACAAATGATAGGCTGGCAGCAAAGGGAAGCATGTAAGCACTCTTCCAGGGAACAGCCTCACTAAGGCACAACACCATAGAACCACACGGTGAGCATAGTTGTTTGCAAATACTTTCATGAATCACTCTTTCTAGCATGCCCCAGATTAGTGACGAGTATATTTTAATATATCATTAAAATAATCATTGGATGCATACTGTATGTATTCTGGAATGATGTTTGATGTTTTTATTGACTATTAAACATGGTGAATCCATTGGGGATCATCAAAAGCCCCTTAGTAGCCAGGCACATCTTCATACATGTCCAACAAGAAGTACAATGAGTCTCAATTAGAATTTAAGAATTCAAAAGAAGATAGGTAACTTTCTTCAGTGTTTAATGTAAAATTCAGGATAGAAGGATCAGAATGGTTGAGACCTACCATCAGGTGATGTCTGAGATGCTGCTATCAGTGGTGAAATAAAGGTGCTGTGTCTAGAAAGTAGAAACAATAAATTGGTTTTTGCAGCCTCTCCAATTGGTTTTTGTCACACAACATTTCATATCTGTTATGAACGAACAACCTGCTTGCAAGAAATATTTCCCATGCTTTTGCAAGAATGTGGTCATTAATAGTCAAGCTGCTATGGTTCTGTAATATGACTACAAGGCAAAAACTTGTAGCAGCACTTTCACTCAACCTAAGCTTGCCAAACATTATTGAAAAGTCCATAAAAATGAAAACTCTGTAAACTATAAAATGTAGCACATCGAACTAGGAAAAGGAATGCATTATTCAGTTCCATGTCTTTTCAGTTGTTCAATGATAGCCAGAAAAGAGGGGTTAAAACTTAAGCATATATATCAAACATTCAAGGCACCATATACACGGTACCTATTCACCATCAAGCAGTGGAGATGAGAATTGATAATATCATATATCAATTATAATGTGAATTTGTGCTTGCATAACATAGACTGGGCAAAATTGCAGAAAGATAAAACAGTAAACATACCATAACAAGGAATGGAGAAAGGATACATCCATACCTGTGATCTGATCTGTGAGCCCAAGATCCTTGCAAAAGTTGACAATGTTTTTCTTATTATATTTATGATGAACCATAGCAAAGATACGGATGATCTCATGAATATTGAATTCAGATACAATATTATAAGATATGAGGAATTGGAGAAGGCCCCAAGCAGCCGGCGGGTCAAGTTCCCCACAAGAACCCTTCCCGTCAACCATTTCCTTCCAATCCTTTGCCACCAGCTTGGCCTCCTCTGTTGTGTCTGCAGAAGGTTTGGCAGACGCCATAGACAACCAACGAATCAGCCTGGCACATTTCAACCAGACCTTGGCACACTTGAACTTCTTGCTGGACAGGAATAGCTTGACCACTTGGAGAACAAGTGCCGCTGGATCTGGGGCATGGAACATTGAGTCCAGAAACTTTTTCTTGAGGATGCCACCGACACATATCACGAACTGGGCCAGCATCCGTGCATCCATTCTCTCACATGCCGCTACAAGATCCTTCCTCCCACATGGAGGAAGCCGTCGAAGCTGTTTCTTAGTCATCTTTCCAATCATCTCCTCTTCGGTATCCTGCTCCTCTTCTCTGTCCTCCTGCGCATCCTCGTCGACCTCCTGCATCCCCCATTCAGCCTCATTGTCCTGCCCTGCGGATACCTGGATAGACACTGCCTCCTCATTGGCATCCTGCTCCTCACCCACGCCGCCCTCGTTGTCATCCTTGGCCTGATTGCCGATGTTGGCATCCTTCACTTCCTTgtcggcctcctcttccccctcttcttcctcttcccccacATCCTCCTCTTCTacttcctccacctcctcctcttcttcctcttcctcttcctcttccccaaTATCCTCCTCTTCtacttcctcctccccctcttcaccttcctcttcttcttgctcctcctcctcctcctctacttcttcctccacctcctcctcttcttcctccacctctTCAGCCTCTTCCTGGTTCTTAGCAGTGTGGGCAGGGCGGGCGGCCTCAAGGACCTGCAGCTGTCGGAACCGGCGCGAGATGGAGGAGTGGATGGAGGAGACGTGGGCGTCGAGCTCCTCCCATGTGAAGGGGAGCGGGTAGGGCGAGCAGGCGGCGAGGCAGTCGAAGGCCTGGCGCAGGACTTCCTTCTTCGCGGGGAGCTCGGCGATGGCCGCCTCCAGGCCCTCCGTCGGTGGCATGACCGCCGGCGCTGCAATCCCCAGGGCTGGGTCTGGAGCGAAATCTACAGCTTCTCTCAAGGAATCGCCGCTCGCCTCGCCACGCTACGCTAGCACAGCAGCGGTGGATGCTTTGCACGCCAGGTCGCCAGCGCTTGGGCCGCCCTCCGCCACCGGAGTTGGAGTTGGATCCCTTCGCTGCTTGGGTTGCCTAGCCCACCGTTTGCCCTTCCCCGCCGagcgggcgccgccggcctgccccgATCGCAGCCGCCCTGCCCCGAGCCGGCCGAGGGCGCGATTGGAGGGGCACAAGTGCTGCACTGACGGCCGGCCGGAAGGAGCTGGGAGAGCGGCGCAGGGAGCagggaggaccggaggagcGGCGCAGGGAGGAGCGGGGAGCCGATGGGTTTCACCCACGGGCCACGGAGAAGGCAGCAGGGGAATGGGCAGGGGTAATTTCGTCTTTTTGCGTATCAttctataaaaaataattactctccatttcttttttgatagtcctatttcCAAAACTCAAATATTTGCGAATGATAGTCCTATTATTATTGATAAGGACCATATCAATAAATAGCACCAGTAACGAAGAGTTTCTAGCAAAGATATTGAAGGATTAGCAAAAAGCCTTGTGCTATATTATTTAGATGATAAGCCACATTGTTTTGGCTTGATCATTGTGTCGATGTGAAATAGGACTATCGATAGAGAATGAAAGGAATATATTAATAGGTGTAGTGTCCAGCACCTAATTACTAAAAGTTTAGTGTGTTTGGataaagaaatatttttttagtgtGTTGTGGCAAATGCTACCTTTTTTCAATGTTGTGGACCTAATTTTGCCTTTACCCAATCCTTTttccttcattttttttaaaaattagctatatttattttttattcttcaACCCTTAAGTGATATACATACATATCATTAAGTGAAAAGAACAGTGGAATACGTGGCAATGCTAGCAAAACACAATTATAGTTTTTTTCCATTTAATTTCAGTTACAGCCTTAGGAGTACTTTGCTTAAAAAAATGTACTACAGGAAATCCATCAGCACAAAAACGACGTAAACCTTCCGATCCTTAACCAAGATGGAATGCCCCCCTTTTAAAGCCTCAAAAGGGAAATGAAGATAGGGAGCGAAATAAAAAGGTCGTTTAACCAATCCTACTCTTTTAGCGGCAAGCCAGACTTTGCTCTCCAACTATTGCCGACCGTCACCCAGCAGCTTCCGGCAAGGTTGAGGCCGCAGCTCCTCACCGCGGTTTCAGCAGAGAGATGTGCGGCTGATCCCAATCGCCTCAGCACTACAAGCCGCTCACGGGCCTGTGATCCCAATTAGGCCTCCAGCAATCGCTGCTTAGAGCTTACCATAACATGAGTCTtgctttctctttctttttccccaGGTACACTTAGAATAACAAGAGTTTTGGAGTACGAGTGTATCAGAAAGTCCATCAGGACAGGAAGTGACCCACAGGCCACAGACGAATATATTCATGTCACCCAAGACCACCGCGGTACAGTACAGTACTCCAGTAGCGAATATATACATGGAGGTTAGAAGAAACACAACACCAGTAGCGAAGAAACCAACCAAAATGCCAGGCTACTTTGAACTGAACTCCTACTGTCACCTAACCTGTGTTTCGCTCGGCATGGGAGCAACCCCCaaaatgcagcagcagcagctaccgGGGATAGAACTCTGGACGATGGTAGAAGGGATCAAAAGGTCTTATGTATTCAGGTGCTCCGATCTGTGGTGCGAAAGGTGGTGCGCAATGAACCCCAGGCCAGCCTGGTTGGGCAGGGTAAGCGTGATGGACTCCTTGAACCCCAGGCCAGCCTGGTTGGGCAGGGTAAGCGTGATGAACTCCCTGCATTGCGGCGTAAGGTGGATGCCCAGAGTGGCCTCTCTGCATCATGGTCCACGCCGAGGGAGAAGTGGGAGTGCGTCGCCTCGGCCGTTTCTGTTGCTTCTCCTGCAACTTATCTTCTTgtttctgctgctgctccttTTGTGGCTCGTTTTgtttcttctgctgctgctcctgttgcggcttcttttgtttcttctccAGCTTCTCTCCTGGCTTACTCTGCTGCCTTTCCTGCTGGCTTTCATGTCCCGTGTGATGATCCTGCGCctgctctttcttgcgcttcttgCTGCTCTCCGCTTTTTGCTGCTGTGGATTTGAAGTTAATGCAGTAGAGGCATCTGCTAAACTCCGCTTCTTTTTTCCAAATTCACGCAGTAAACCGTGGATTTCTGCCATGATACCGGTGTGTAGGCCAGAATCAGTGATACGTTGCTTAGCTAGATCATGCGCAACCCTTAGATCAACAAGCTCCTTTATTATAACCTCTCTCTGCATACAGGTAGATTGAGATGAATACATTTGTCTTAGAATAATATAATATGTTTCAGAATTCTCAAATTTCATGGACCACTCCAGTAGCTCAATCATAATAACACACCAAATTTCCTTGATTTCTCTTATGCAATTGTGTGGTTCAACCACTCTATCACGTAATTAGAAAACACTCTGCCACTAAAGTCGATTTCTAAGAAGTAGCACATACCAGGGATTGGCGTGTCATACTCTTTTGAGATATTTCCATAACAGTCTGTTTCACCTTTTCAACATATCCCTTCAGAAGACAGAGTGGAGGATATTTGTCCACCAAATTAAAAAAAGGTGCCAAATATAAAACATTCAGCTGTTGCCcatttccaatcaaatagtcCATTAATTCTGCAGAAAATATGAAGGCAGAAAAACATTAACAACCAGACTCTGTGCCGCAGATGAGTTAGTCATACAAATATCATCAATTATGTCAAAGTAATAAGTAAATTGTCCAAAAGACAAAGTCAGCTAGTTTAACGTAGTCTAGCAGCACCATGAAACAGCAACACAAGTTcaaatgatggaaaagaacATGCATTCTGATGATTCAGCAGGTAAATATGCACATTGGCAGTTAATCGATTCATCAATTAACAAAGTGCATAATGATATAGTTACTAAAGAGGCTATAGTTTGCAtgcaaaataaatcaaacaTATCCATTAATATCATATTTGGACTCGGGGGCAAAGCTAGAAGGAAATTGATGGTTATGCACATTTATAATCCGAAGCAACAGTGCCAATTATAGTTGTTTAGCCTTTTATAGGTAATCAAAATAATGTACATCCGACTAATACTTTTTTTAGCATGTTGCCAGTGCATAAACTTGGCTCAACATGGCTTTGCCACTGCTTGGACTTATATCATGTGATGTTTAGTCAATGTCATTTTGGTCCCAAACTTGGAAACATTTTTCCACCTAGTTTTGATCAAGAACCTGCACTGTGGCAGGCTAACACAATTGGCTGATAGCTAGGCATCAAGGAATAGGCACAGAACTGAAGAACCATATCGTGCACGAAACTGGGCTAGAGATTCGATGATTGATCTCATGCCGAAGATTAGTGACTTCATTCATTATGTAACAAAACAAGGGGTTGCACCAACTGGTCCTCTTAGTGCATCTCAAGCTACAGATTTGCATTTGTTGCTACAGAGCACTTGAAGAAAGTCGCAGGTTTACAAATTTTCACCAATCACATGGTAAGCACCAAATCAAAAGAAGGGTCAGAATAGCTCCACATTTCTTATAAATATAATACTTTGTCTGTTTCAGGTTTATTTTCTTTAGACTTTTGATGTAGTTTTGCCACATTCATCTTTGAGCTGCATCATACTAGGCTGGAAGCAGAAAAGCTAACATGATCAAACAATAAAACAtctttaaaaattaaaaatgagCAGATATTAAAGCCTCTTCAACTGATGTAACTCAAATTATTTGGAAGTGTAAAGTTTGCTTAATATTTCAACTAATTTATTATGAAGATCAACTTTCTTGCACAGAGCATTTCTTAAGCCTTTGCAGGAGTGCAATTTTATGTAGTTAGGATACGGTGCTGCAATGTGACTTAAGCAAACTGTAGCAACACTGTCTCCCCAGCTAATATAAGAACTGTTGGTGAGTGTGTTCTGCATTGGAATCAAAATAATGTACAAGTTTGACTATACCAGAATGAGGGGGCACAGCAAATGCGTCTTACATGGAAGGACTCGCACTCCTAAACATGATTGCTCCTAAAGTACTGATTTTCTTATTAAAGGCCAAAGAAATAATATGAAAAACACATATTCTCTGATGAGAATGATAACATCATGATATCACGTTTGAGCAGAAGTGCATAACATATCATCAGTAATAATGACGAAAGATGCAATGTACCTGGGATCCTATCAGCGAGTCCAAGACCCTTAAGAAGCACGGAAtggttcttcctctgctgttTGCGTGGGATGGTGCCAAAGATTCGGAAGATCTCCTTTGTGTCAAACTCTGATACAATGTTATATGAGCTGAGGAAGTTGAGGAGACCCCATGAGGACAGGCTGCCCAGGGCTGTCTGACTCCCTGGATTGTCAATCATCTCCTTCCAATCCTTAGCCAGCTGCTTCGCACGCTCAATGGATTCTGCAGAAAGCTTGGTGACAACTCCAGGTACTGTTTGAATCAGCCCAACACAGTTATTCCAGACCTTGTTGGTCTTAAGCGTCTTGTCATGTAGGAATAACTCAACTATGCGGAGAGACAGTGCTGCACCATCCGGGGCACGACTCATTGCAGCATGGAACTTTGAGCTAAGCCCGACATTGGAATGTATGAGCTTGACCAACCTCCGTGCATCCATGCTTATGACTGCCGCAGCAAGATCATCAAATTCAACTGGACCTGGAGGAGCTCCACTACCCTGGTCCTGAGACACATTCTTGGCCTTCTCCTCCCTTGTAGTATTTTTAGCATCTTGCTCCTCCTTGTGAGCCTCCTGCTCATCTTCTTCCACCTCCTTCTCATTGCAAGCCTCTTGCTCCTTGCCCCGCACTGCAGATGTCTTGTTGGTCGCTGCCTCATCCATGTCACCATCCTCCTCCTTGTCCAGATAGACTTTCTTAGCATCTTCCATACTCTGCTCCTCATCCTCCTTGTCCTGAGAGGCTTTCTTAGCATCTTCCATACTctgctcctcctcttctttgTCCTGAGAGGCTTTCTTGGCATTTTTGGTACTCTGCTCCTCCTTCATGTTGACATCCTCCCCGTCCCGAGAGGCCTTCTTGCCATCTTCGGTACTCTGCTCCTCCTCATTGGCCACCTGCATCTCCTCCCTTGCATCCTTGTCATCCTTTATCTCATTGCCAATCTTGTCATCGGCCACCTCCCCAACTTCCTCTTCCTCCATCACCTCACCTCTACCCTCCTTCTCGTCCTTCCCATCCTTGCCAATCGTATCGCCTTCCTCGCCGCTGGCGCCTTCCTGCATCTCTTCATTGGCCATCTCATCCTCCTCTTGTTCCACCACCGTCTCCTCCGCTTCCAgcacctcttcctcttcttccacgACCTCCTCCACTTCCAgcacctcttcctcttcctcttccacaACCTCCTCCTCCACTTCCAGCACCTCTTCCCCCTCCAGGCTCTCTCCCGTCCCGTCGCCGTTAGTTTcccccggcgcggcggcagcagtGGGTGCAGGGCGGGCGGCCTCGAGCGCCCGCACCTGGCGAAACCGCAGCGCGATTGACCAATGGAGCGAGGAGAGGTGGGCGTCGAGGTCCTCCCAGGCGAAGGGGAGCGGCGAGGGGGAGCAGGCCGCGAGGCGGTCGAAGGCCTCCCTCAGGGCGTCCCTCTTGCCGgggagcgcggcgacggcggcctccagctccgcctccgtcatcgtcgccggcgacggatGGCCTGGGCCGGGCCGCGGCATCGACGGAGGAGGGTATTGGTGGGGTTTTGGAGCGGCGGGGCATTGCGCGGTGGTGGTGCCCATCGCGTCTGCGTctgcgacggcgacgaggaatGGAACCGACGGGGCTTGCCGAGGTAGTTGCGAACGGCGGCAGACAACAGGGCCGGGCTGGGATAAAGGGAAAACCCCAAGCGAGCGATGGGCCAGGGCCTACTACTGGGCtacgaatttttttatttttatatatttttttcgtcgatttatcaaaaatatatgtggctataattttttttcaaaaatgccACCCTGCCGCCGGTTGGTTCGGCGGTAAGGagttaccgccggttcatccggcggtaagatccttggcccacggcccatggAAGATACCGCCGGATCAAACGGCGGTAGCTCCTTACCGCTAATCGATCCGGCGGTAAGTACTACCGCCGCGCTGTAGCCCGGCTATAGCCGGCTGCTACAGCCGGCTGTAGCTGGCAGCGCTCTACCGCCGTTTTAAACGGCGGTAGGTGTTCCccatatttttttattgttttataACCTTTCACTgctataatttttatttttaattgttttataaGCTTTCACTGCTATAAAtaattgtataattattttaaagaCTATCTGAACTGTAATTATTATCTTTACATTTAGagatatttcagaaaataatagagatagcggaggttagagaaatattttttaaaaatttatacaaattagatttaactctaataatctgtgaaaatatattttcatgagaTATTCATGAGTTTCAATTACCATTTCGATGTCTTGTCACCttgcatcagattcttctgcaccCCCACTATAATTAAAAATATGGGAGTACttaccgccgtttcaaacggcgatAGACATGCGTGAACCATGCCTATAGACCAAATAGCTCCATCTATAAATAAAACATCGCCCCATCTCATATGAAGTCAGTAGGCATCTCATACAGAGTCTTTAGCCATCCACGCACGGCCACCATGTCTTCCTCTGGttctacctacattccgtggaacaaaattagagaacctgtgcctcaaggagtgcaggttccaatgtgcttctgcggttcgttgtgcaagctgatggagtccaaagttttgggcgatgacttcggcaggaggttcttcatgtgtgagaactacgagttcgatccgccaaagcgctacggcaaggacaaagcgaaggtatcacctcgcactatctagtttgcgccttcggagttcagtatgttaattctaactcggcttcgaaatagagtccaccacctctttgtgatttcatacagtggctggacacggagcaatcgaccgaagctaaggaacacgttgagcgccaagcaaggtgggctgcggaaaggtggcagcgaatgctgcaagaggaaaaaatggaggagaagtgcaaaaaagataaagaagagatcgAAAAGAGGTTCGCAGAAGTTGAAcgtcggcaggcggaggagcgtgaagctgatagggagaggaagcgagagagggcccgccgtgcgaaggaggcgggacccgaggctattaggaaggggaagtatcctcggtgcactcagtagatgactatcatgtaatgttcgaatttcatattccctaaggcatgttaggtctagATGGAATACGACGTTACCGTGTTCCATGTACATGCCAGTGCAATTGTTTTTGTAATTTCAATCTCAAATTAATCGGCATTGTGTAATTTGTACTAGCTGCAACTAAATTATTCAGAAGTATTGCCCtacaaataaacttttcagACGGACGCGATAACAACTCCGTTGGCATATATCGGTCAATACACACAATAAAAACAATGAAAACAATCACCGTTCAAACATTGAACACAAATTAAATAGTGGTCCACACAATTCAACGCACAGAACACATGACATGGCATGTCAGGAcctgttgcaaactacggtaacgaggtccaatactaaacctaacatgccttaggtaattcgaaCAAACGTTACATTATTTATTCAGACGTAGCAGTACAACATCAATCATTCACAGGGCAGTACCCTTATCACGTCCCGCGATGTCTGGTTTTGCACGCTCGCCTTTGCGTAAATCTTCATTCACCTTCTTTAACCACTCCATATATTGCTGATCACGATGGGTGATCCACGTGTCAACccactcatggaaatgacaccaatgagtatgcgtgtcatcaccagcgtacttttgcaaacaagaaacgattcaaaattaataaaaataataaaagcatatttacaaattaatctatacctgtgatgttgcacctcttttttggacttcctcgatattcttgcaacaccaatatctctggccaaaagtctcgtaatcacgagatatgttcggaacacaacgcatttggcaatagcaatctggtggctctacacctttcggccataccttgcaatctgtaatacatctattgagatcgttaggagagggtcctaaattagcctccatttcccgacggaaagctgcccaggagaatgaggagctcatagCTGTTTGGTTGGGCTAATTAAAAAAAGTGGAAACTGAATTGCAAGTCTGTGCTCTCAGGAACCACAAGGTGCTCTTTTATAGACGCAGGGCTGCTTACATGTCCAAGCACTTTGAACACAGATATTATCTCTCACTGCTCCATAGTCGTCCACGGTTctgcactcgcacgctccacagtgCGCACTCATTCCACTAAAAACAACAACAGGACCTCTCACTGCTCGTACCATCagcactcgcacgctccacagcgttcactgctaccactttaaacacggatTATTGCATCAACCTACTCATCGCATCGCCCACTTTAAACTCGGCGTACTGTCACTGCATCGAcctactcgtgattattgcactgccctGACACATCCCATCGCCCGGAACACTACACGGTACCGGCGTAATCGTCACAATGTtaaccataggaattacatcataatacaacgttaatgaaacacacagcagaaatgcagtggcatggcagaacccgttacaactacggtaaacagattttgATCTAAgttaacatgccttaggtaatttaaaaaaaacccaACAAATACAACGATGCAACATGTCACTTGGACTAGGTAGTCCtaatagccgtacccccacgtagcaaactgcgttgagccttctccgcaatATCCACCCATTGTAGGTtgcgcaggcggtggtgccggagggccagggcccttgttcttgtgacaagggcagttgcagtaagtaatagtgcatggttcatcttgtgaagcggcagcattgctgttatcatcatcttcgccgtctttgttaccctcgcttacttcctcgtaatggttcaccttgcactcCAGATCAAATATCTTAATCTGGAGGTACttgatgaactcctgaacagaatcaattggtgcaggatcgacccacctggtaaacccacagttttctgg from Panicum virgatum strain AP13 chromosome 9K, P.virgatum_v5, whole genome shotgun sequence encodes:
- the LOC120650444 gene encoding inner centromere protein A-like isoform X1, coding for MGTTTAQCPAAPKPHQYPPPSMPRPGPGHPSPATMTEAELEAAVAALPGKRDALREAFDRLAACSPSPLPFAWEDLDAHLSSLHWSIALRFRQVRALEAARPAPTAAAAPGETNGDGTGESLEGEEVLEVEEEVVEEEEEEVLEVEEVVEEEEEVLEAEETVVEQEEDEMANEEMQEGASGEEGDTIGKDGKDEKEGRGEVMEEEEVGEVADDKIGNEIKDDKDAREEMQVANEEEQSTEDGKKASRDGEDVNMKEEQSTKNAKKASQDKEEEEQSMEDAKKASQDKEDEEQSMEDAKKVYLDKEEDGDMDEAATNKTSAVRGKEQEACNEKEVEEDEQEAHKEEQDAKNTTREEKAKNVSQDQGSGAPPGPVEFDDLAAAVISMDARRLVKLIHSNVGLSSKFHAAMSRAPDGAALSLRIVELFLHDKTLKTNKVWNNCVGLIQTVPGVVTKLSAESIERAKQLAKDWKEMIDNPGSQTALGSLSSWGLLNFLSSYNIVSEFDTKEIFRIFGTIPRKQQRKNHSVLLKGLGLADRIPELMDYLIGNGQQLNVLYLAPFFNLVDKYPPLCLLKGYVEKVKQTVMEISQKSMTRQSLREVIIKELVDLRVAHDLAKQRITDSGLHTGIMAEIHGLLREFGKKKRSLADASTALTSNPQQQKAESSKKRKKEQAQDHHTGHESQQERQQSKPGEKLEKKQKKPQQEQQQKKQNEPQKEQQQKQEDKLQEKQQKRPRRRTPTSPSAWTMMQRGHSGHPPYAAMQGVHHAYPAQPGWPGVQGVHHAYPAQPGWPGVHCAPPFAPQIGAPEYIRPFDPFYHRPEFYPR
- the LOC120650444 gene encoding inner centromere protein A-like isoform X2; this encodes MGTTTAQCPAAPKPHQYPPPSMPRPGPGHPSPATMTEAELEAAVAALPGKRDALREAFDRLAACSPSPLPFAWEDLDAHLSSLHWSIALRFRQVRALEAARPAPTAAAAPGETNGDGTGESLEGEEVLEVEEEVVEEEEEEVLEVEEVVEEEEEVLEAEETVVEQEEDEMANEEMQEGASGEEGDTIGKDGKDEKEGRGEVMEEEEVGEVADDKIGNEIKDDKDAREEMQVANEEEQSTEDGKKASRDGEDVNMKEEQSTKNAKKASQDKEEEEDEEQSMEDAKKVYLDKEEDGDMDEAATNKTSAVRGKEQEACNEKEVEEDEQEAHKEEQDAKNTTREEKAKNVSQDQGSGAPPGPVEFDDLAAAVISMDARRLVKLIHSNVGLSSKFHAAMSRAPDGAALSLRIVELFLHDKTLKTNKVWNNCVGLIQTVPGVVTKLSAESIERAKQLAKDWKEMIDNPGSQTALGSLSSWGLLNFLSSYNIVSEFDTKEIFRIFGTIPRKQQRKNHSVLLKGLGLADRIPELMDYLIGNGQQLNVLYLAPFFNLVDKYPPLCLLKGYVEKVKQTVMEISQKSMTRQSLREVIIKELVDLRVAHDLAKQRITDSGLHTGIMAEIHGLLREFGKKKRSLADASTALTSNPQQQKAESSKKRKKEQAQDHHTGHESQQERQQSKPGEKLEKKQKKPQQEQQQKKQNEPQKEQQQKQEDKLQEKQQKRPRRRTPTSPSAWTMMQRGHSGHPPYAAMQGVHHAYPAQPGWPGVQGVHHAYPAQPGWPGVHCAPPFAPQIGAPEYIRPFDPFYHRPEFYPR
- the LOC120650443 gene encoding protein FRIGIDA-like, with the translated sequence MPPTEGLEAAIAELPAKKEVLRQAFDCLAACSPYPLPFTWEELDAHVSSIHSSISRRFRQLQVLEAARPAHTAKNQEEAEEVEEEEEEVEEEVEEEEEEQEEEEGEEGEEEVEEEDIGEEEEEEEEEEEVEEVEEEDVGEEEEEGEEEADKEVKDANIGNQAKDDNEGGVGEEQDANEEAVSIQVSAGQDNEAEWGMQEVDEDAQEDREEEQDTEEEMIGKMTKKQLRRLPPCGRKDLVAACERMDARMLAQFVICVGGILKKKFLDSMFHAPDPAALVLQVVKLFLSSKKFKCAKVWLKCARLIRWLSMASAKPSADTTEEAKLVAKDWKEMVDGKGSCGELDPPAAWGLLQFLISYNIVSEFNIHEIIRIFAMVHHKYNKKNIVNFCKDLGLTDQITDLIDYLIGNGQHIEAFRMVQAFNLEDTYPLFSLLKGLLEKVKRTLNLATPKEVKENLWVARHLAEKELADSSQRGAIMAEIGYLLGKCAKERKQINTKRKKEEQERHEGQHSEQLQELNQNKLIQGKQHPLFQQENIAQVTQQQQDAKRPRQAALKLPTPTIPLVPNVAQIQNFGCPPYVAMPGIDRYCAQPGWPGAKKYRGKTRVCYRCKEKGHLIAACPIQQSEVRSNLTGRTGWCPESPT